The nucleotide sequence GTTTGACCTCCACCCTCCAGAACCCATCACTCCCAGACACCAGCACCTCCAGCCATCTTTCTCCGCCTCTCTCCGCTCTTCCCCTTCTCCCGTCCGCCGGACCATCCCGGCAGACACACCCTCTCCCCTTCCTCTGATCCAGGCCGTCATCTTCGATCTAGACGGCGTTCTCACTGACACCTCCGAGTTTCACTACCTGAGTTGGCAACGGTTGGCAGATGAAGAGGGCATTCCCTTCGACCGCAAAGCTAACGAAGCGCTGCGGGGCGTTTCCCGGCGCGACTCGCTATTGTATGTGCTCAAAGGACGTTCCGTGCCAGAGGAGCAACTCCAGGCAATGATGGCACGGAAGAACAGCTATTACCTGGAGTTAATTCGCGCCATTACCCCCAACCACTTGCTTCCTGGCGTACCGGAACTTCTGGACGAACTGGAGGCTGCTGGGGTCAAAATTGCCCTCGGTTCTGCCAGCAAGAATGCACGGGAAGTGGTGGAACGTTTGGGGATTCTACACCGACTGGCCGCGATCGCCGATGGTCTCAGCGTCACCCGTTCCAAACCAGCTCCCGATGTGTTTCTTCACGCCGCTAAACAGTTAAATCTGCCCCCCAACAATTGTGTAGTAGTTGAGGATGCCACATCCGGAATTGAAGCAGCTTTGAGGGCTGGCATGTGGACAATCGGTTTGGGACCTGCGGAACGGGTGGGGGCTGCCCATTTGATCCTGCCAGACTTACAGGGTGCTCACTGGACCGATTGGCTGGCGCAATTTGCTGATCTAAACTGGAAAGCACCCAGAGAGTTAACAATGCAGCAGGGGCGACCCGATTTTACAAACATTCTCTAAAGAATGAGGCAACTTTTCATCAGACTACGAATTACATTGTCTTTGACCATCAATAACCGTGACACCTGGATCAACATCTCTTGCATTTGCTCAGGTGTCATTTGTTGAGTTGATTCTTCAATCAGTCTCATTTGAAACTGTTGTTCCAGGGTCAGGTTAAAGCTTTCCATAACAACCTCATTGATTGAGTTAAACCCCCGGTGGGGCAGTGGCTAATAGGGCAAATACTCCAAGCAGCATACTCAGTCTTTCCCATGAGATAAAGGTTTGATAGGCGATCGCGCTGCGCTGTTGCTGGTAATGGGCAAGGGCACTGCCCAGAGTGCCTGTTACTGCCACAGCCAGCCCTGCAAATAACCAGGGATGAGCCATTGGCAGCATATAAAGGGCAAGCGGAATAGACCCCAACAGTCCAGCCAGTAATATCCAGGCAATCAAAAATGCAGTCCGATCACCCCACAGATTGGCAATCGTGGTAATACCCTGACTGCGATCGCCCTCCGCATCATGGACATCCCAGACAATTTCCTTTGCCAGGGCATAGAAAAAGAGAAATCCCGTAGGATAAAGCATGGCAAAAGGATGATTTGCCACCAGACTCCCCAGAAAAATCAGTGTAGCCCCGATGGTGGCAACAATGAAATTGCCCAAGATGCCACTGTAAAGCAAAAGATGAGAGTAATTCCACAGTAGAACAATGCTGATAAAAACAATCATCGCCGGGTAAACCCCCAGAGGAATAGCACTGGCCAGTGAGATGCCAAACAAAATAACAGCCGCCCACCAGGCTTGCTGAGGCAAAAGGGCACCAGAGGGCAAGGGGCGATCGGGGTGATCAATCCGGTCTTTGTCCACATCCCAATAGTCGTTGATGGTGCAAGCAGCAGCACTCATACAGAATAGAATCACTGCTGTCAGTCCACATTTCCAGAAGGGCGTCGTGGAATTCACGGCATAGATGGTCGCGCAGCTTGCCAACGCCGCCATGATGGCTAGCGGCAATCGGAAAATGTGGGCAAATGCCCGAATTAACCGAAGGTCAAGGGGTGGGTTGGGGGAAGAGGGGTGGCTGTCCATAGGAGAGAGAAGAGAGAAGAGATGGTAGGGGTGAAAGGTGGTCTGGTAGGGTCTGGTGTAAATCTGACGGCTATTCCTAACACGCAACATCGGATACTTTTAGAAATGTTACCAAACTCATCTATAAACCTGGTTAAGAAACTGTTTGTAAATAAATATAAACGCCTTGATAAGCGAGGAATTCGAGGTTTTCCAGAACAAATAATCTGAACCTCGAAACCTTTGAGTTGCAAACGCCTGAACAGTTTTAACACTAGTTTACAAACAGTTTCTAAAGCGATCGCGCTCCAGTCCATCCCAGAAGACAGCGATCGCTTCCAGGATTTCTTTTCCTCCTTGCAAAAACCTGATCCGGTCAAAGTTGGGGCTGAAATAGACTGTCTCCAGTTCTTCCAGGGTGTGTCCGGCGTGTTGTGCCTCTACCCGGTTGTGCCAGGTAAAAAATGCCAGTCGTAAATTGGGATAGCGTTGCTGTTTCAGCCGCAATAACCCATCTTCCAACTCCTGCCAGAACCCGGCAGCCGCCCAGTTTTCTACAGCAAAACTGGCACCCTCCGCGATCGCCGGATCATCACTGCCATAAAGCCGCTGCAACTCATCACAAAAATGCAGGGTTGCGGGTGTGCCGTGCTTGCGCTTACCAATGTCCTCGTAGTGTAACCCCAGCCCCTCTGCCACGACTGTCAACCACTCAAAATGGGCTGCCCGAAAACGGCAAATTCCACCATCAACAGTGCCCTCGGTGCTGACCAGTTCCGGGTCACCTTCCCGGTCTTTGTCGATGTCAGTTTGAGCGGGGACAGTGGCACCAGATTGCCCGGTTCTACGGTAAATCACCCCTAACTCGTTCAATAAAATCTCCCGACTGGCGCGGGATTGTTGCAGCGTAGGTGAGTTAATCACTTTCAACAGGGCAGCAATCAGAAATTGATTGGAAAAGACAGAAAACTGCTTAATAAAATGCCGCAATTCTTCATCGGTTGCTGTACCTGTGGCAAACCAGCGGGTGTAGGCATTGTCAGTGATAATCCGGTGCTGCAAAAACTCGCGATCGACCTCTGCCAGAAAATCCTGAAAATCCCTCACCTGTTTTTGAGTTAGCTCCCCCTGGTGTAACCGTTCCTCAATCCGGACAGAGATGGTTGAGTGGTTGGGGGAATTGGTAAGAACATGAACCATAATCGGTTCCTCCTCCTG is from Leptothermofonsia sichuanensis E412 and encodes:
- a CDS encoding NblA/ycf18 family protein: MESFNLTLEQQFQMRLIEESTQQMTPEQMQEMLIQVSRLLMVKDNVIRSLMKSCLIL
- a CDS encoding geranylgeranylglycerol-phosphate geranylgeranyltransferase, which produces MDSHPSSPNPPLDLRLIRAFAHIFRLPLAIMAALASCATIYAVNSTTPFWKCGLTAVILFCMSAAACTINDYWDVDKDRIDHPDRPLPSGALLPQQAWWAAVILFGISLASAIPLGVYPAMIVFISIVLLWNYSHLLLYSGILGNFIVATIGATLIFLGSLVANHPFAMLYPTGFLFFYALAKEIVWDVHDAEGDRSQGITTIANLWGDRTAFLIAWILLAGLLGSIPLALYMLPMAHPWLFAGLAVAVTGTLGSALAHYQQQRSAIAYQTFISWERLSMLLGVFALLATAPPGV